Below is a window of Burkholderia cepacia DNA.
CGCACAAACCGGTGCAACCGGCCCGTGGCACATCGGCATGCTCGCCGCGTTCGCGGCGGGCGTCGCGGGCGGCACCGCGCCCGACTGGCTCGAAGTCGCCTGGTGGAGCCGCAAGCGCCGCCTGTGGATCACGCATCGCACCGTCACGCACTGGGGCATCGGCTGGATCGCACTGCTCGCGCTCGGGTGGCACGGGCTCATCCATCATCCGCATCCGCTGTGGGCCGCGCCGCTGTTCGGCTTCGCCTGCGGCGGCGTGATGCACCTGCTGGCCGACTGGCCGAACCCGCTCGGCGTGCCGTGGATCTGGCGGCGCCATTCGCTCAACCTGTGGAACAGCGGGC
It encodes the following:
- a CDS encoding metal-dependent hydrolase; the encoded protein is MASHNAHHASGFAAGVAAAVLVAQTGATGPWHIGMLAAFAAGVAGGTAPDWLEVAWWSRKRRLWITHRTVTHWGIGWIALLALGWHGLIHHPHPLWAAPLFGFACGGVMHLLADWPNPLGVPWIWRRHSLNLWNSGHCDLIVVTAAWGGTLWLAQSLWSRAPLLEHWLGWLHRV